The window CGTCCTCCTGACCACGCTCCTCGCGGCGACCGTTTCCGATCTGCGACAGCGCCGCATTCGCAACTCCCTCACCTACACGGCGTTCCTCTGGCTCGTCGCCTTGTCGGCGATGGCGACCCTCGCGGGGCCGATCGATCCGGCCGCGCCATCCCTATCGTGGTTCGAGCGCAGCCTGGTCGGCATTCTCCCTCTTGCCGAAACATTATCGGGTGCCGCGGTTTGCTTCGGCATCATGTTCTTCGTGTTCCTCCTGGCCGGCGCCGGCGGGGGCGACGTCAAGCTGTGCATGGTGATCGGCGCTGCGCTCGGCGTCGAGCAAGGGCTCACGGCGGTCGTCGCCTCGCATATCGCCGCCGGAGCCGCGGTGTTGTCGTGGGTCGTCGTCGTGCATGGCCCACTGCGCACCTTTAGCACGCTCGGTCGCACGGTCGGTTCGCTGCTGCTGCCCCTTTGGATCTCGCCCCCAAAGCGCGACGACGCCGGCTGGATGAAGTTTCCGCTGCCGATGTCGCCGTTCTTTTTGCTCGGCACCCTGTTCACGTTGTGGATGCGTTCTTGATCGGTTCGCCATGTCGCACCTCGAAAAACATCCCAGTTGGCCGAAGTCGCGAAACGCCGGCCGGCGCGGCTTCTCGGCGTTCGAGGTGGTCGTGCTGGTCGGCGTAACGTTACCTCTTTCCGTTGGGCTGTTTTTCTTGGCGCGCACCGCTTGCGGGCGACTGTTTCAAGTCATCGAGACGCTCGTTTCTTGGCCCTCGCTCTAACCGCAATACTTTCCTCCGCGTTCTCCCCGAGTCTTGAGCCATGAA of the Planctomycetia bacterium genome contains:
- a CDS encoding A24 family peptidase, giving the protein MSATIDWSPAQRPTDQQAQAGKSTADAPKPVRSWIVAGLYPLAAFVVVPLVDRWVSSGTGTNAVGAAVPWNGSMFVLLTTLLAATVSDLRQRRIRNSLTYTAFLWLVALSAMATLAGPIDPAAPSLSWFERSLVGILPLAETLSGAAVCFGIMFFVFLLAGAGGGDVKLCMVIGAALGVEQGLTAVVASHIAAGAAVLSWVVVVHGPLRTFSTLGRTVGSLLLPLWISPPKRDDAGWMKFPLPMSPFFLLGTLFTLWMRS